The Topomyia yanbarensis strain Yona2022 chromosome 3, ASM3024719v1, whole genome shotgun sequence nucleotide sequence TGAACCACAAGATCTTGCCACCACGATGGTAGTGCACAAAACGTGATTTTTAAGCAGCATCAGAAAATTATTGTTTCGACCATCAAATACCAGTTTTAGCAAGCTTAACATTTTACAGTTAGTGTGCATTGTTGGTTCGATCATCTCTAGGTTAATTATACAGGATCCCTTATTCGACTAAATGATGATATCGTAGTGATGAATGAGTTTGTGGAGCATCATAATTTGAAAATAGTTGACATGGAGTACAATCAGATGAACCACTCGGTCGTACATAATACTGTAGCAGTGTTGCTGAAACTATCCCGAGCGCGGTCTGCCTAACGATCGATGCTGACGTGAGGCACAGTATGTATATGATAATAAATCGAAACGGATCTGCGACAGTGCCGAATTTAAAGGGATTTACGGCGACGTATTACGATGTGTATGTTCTATGGGGTAAATAGTTTGCGACTTGCGGATTTGCTCCACTCGATGCCTGGTACCATTTCGCTTGGATCATTGATTCAGCATGTAGCTAGTCACCGGCCCATAGGAGCATTTGCTGCTCGGAACTGTCGACGCGACTCATTGAAGATCGGAACCGGAATGATTATTAGTTAAGTCATAACTCCGAAAGGAGGTGCGTCACAACGTCCGAAACCGCGTCAAAAGATCTGAAATCATTATTTTGTCTCAATGGTCGAAAATTATACTTCATTATAATATCTGGGATGTTATGGCGTACAATGAAATTGAGAGATTATAAGGTATTGCATCATAAAGTTAGTAGGGTACACTTATTATATGTTGCACTGACGAGTAGGTTCGTTGTTCTGGTTTTTGAATGTAGATGAATACAAATTCGTTTTCAATATATGCTTTTTATTAATCATGCCATTTCAAGAAATCCAGTTCGAATACTTCGTGAACCATTGCCTAATTACTCATGCGAGAAAAATTGAATGGTGCCTGGTCCCGGCAAGCAAACGAGGTCCAATTTCTACACCAAGGTTCTaaagtttaaaatatttttcaggtAATTTATTGTTTGTGAATCAAGTTTTCCAATGGAATCGGGTGGAGCGATATGTGTAttgtacattttgaatatctataTATTGATTTTCATTAGCAAAGTATAACTGTTCACTATTTAGTTTATAAAAAGTTCCTGTTACATGAATTCCTCGACCTTCCACGTTAATAGGGCACCGAATTGGTACATTAGTCAGCGTACAAAGTTTCGAGCGACCTGAAATGATAAATATATCAACGGACATTAATAacttatttttcataatttttttgcaTTGTGATAAGACGTCAAAGCCCTGCAAAAATCTAGCTCTACATCCAACGAAACATCGAACGAAGTGGATCGGCGTAAGGTGCTAGTTTAACAGACTTGTCTGTGAGGGAGTGTTAAGTTAATGCAAAAATGGacgttaaatgcattttttcaatttcaattcaaatttgatgtacatttctagagtgatctgcccctagatctgGGGTCTTTTTCAATGAATGATCCTTACCATTTTTGTACGAAAATCCGTCAACATGGCATATCAAAGAAAGATTAAAGGAGACCCAATCTCCAACGTGCAAATCTTGTAATACGCGATTGCGTTCAATAACGTGATTGTGAAGTTGGATTGCTTGGAACCGTCGCGTTCTATCGTTAGAAATTTGATATTTTCTGTTCCACAGCATCCAAAGAACCGTAGattttttaatatgtattatcTTGTTGTTCAAATCTTGAAATTTAAATGTATGTTTCGGTCCACTAGTGCAATTTTCCAGATTCAATGTTCCTCCACATTGCTTAAAGACTTGTTCAGCTTCGGTAATGTTTTCCTTTTCACCATCATATAAAGCTTGttccaaaaaatcaaatccagaATATGCATACATATCTTCATCCTCATTTCTTACTGCAACGAACTCAAATTCGCTTGCTTGAATTGAAGGAGATAAACACATATCCTCACTTTCATCTGTTACATCAACGAATTCAAATCCGACTGGCTGACTCAACGGACTTCTTTGTATGCATATGGTGTCATTAAAATTTGCATGACCAATACCTATTTCTCCCAGCATTTTCACTGCATCTTCTCTAGCATGTTCAATTACCATACTTATGTTTTCGTCGGacggcaaaaaataaaaatttctgtaGGATCCCATTTCCGTCTTTGGAAAGCATATGACATGTTTCCAttggtattttattttgatttgcaTTTGCAAACGTCTCGTTTTGGCATTAAGTTCCGTCATGGTGAAGTTAATTTTTGTTGAGTCAGCAGTTGACATTGCTCGTAGCTCTCTGAAGAAGTGTTCGCTCTGTTGGCTTGAAAGGTGAGAGACAATGAATTGCTCTGGAGTATTCCGATCGCGATATTGAGCAAGATAGATAACCAGTGAATGAGCGTTTATCTCAAGTGAGATGTATACATTAGACGTTAAGCAATGCTGTAGACTTTTATAAGCACTCCGCGACCAGCAGCGCCAAGCACGCAACACAAAAAGtgaattcctgaaaaaaaagttttagtaTACTTCAATAAAGTTTCTGGTAATATAAATATAATCCAATTTGACTCCAATTTTGACCATATATTTGCTTGGTGATAGGCAAATTTCCAAGACCGCAACAAATAACTATAACACATATGTACATATACATGTTCTAGAAGGAAAGTgttcttcgaatttttttttatgtcaTTAACCCTTCTTTGAAAAGACCGACACTGGCGACTCCAGGGAGGTACACGGGACTACAAGCTGTTctagtaaaaagatatttgcaTTTCCCTACTTctatataataatattttagaCGTGATCAACAATgtgatcagtttttttttctttgtaacaTTTTATTTAACCAAGTTAAAGAAATAACTAAATTTGGCacaaaaccaattttaaatttttgcaaatcAAGGAATATCGACTCATTATTGGAACCGAAGCAAACTGGACCACTGATTTTAACTAGGGGCAATTTcaagaatatttgaatatttttttcaaatattctgAGCAGAAAATCTGAAATTATGTGGTACTTTATAAAACGACTAACCAACATTCTACTAAATGCTTAATCATTGGACGCAAGTTCATGTTGTAGTGTCTGAAATACCCgatttattatttctaattGAGTGAGAAATAgcataaattaaaattttagttgCGACAGCAAAAGTTAGGCTTTTCTGTTGAAAAGTTTTCTTAACTCAGGAATATTATCGTAATCCCAATGTCATGTTGATTCCAATTTAGCACACGTCAAAGAAAACCAATAACTGCAACATTTAATTCATtgctattttgaaaaaattctctCACTCGCCGCCCATCAACCGGCGCACACATTCTACAGTCACGATCTTAGCAATCTAATTCCACCAAATTTATTCTCGAAAACCAATTTTAATCTGCTAGGAATCCAGCGTAGCCTTGTAAAAGACACATCCTTCGAGTTACGTCAACAACTTGCCTTAAAGCTAACGGGCTCTGGTTCTGACCGTTTTTTGTTAATTGAGGCGTTTGTTTGCTTACTCGGTTTGCATTTGTAACCTTCTCTGAGACAGATTGACCGTATAGTTTGTTCAGTTTTTATGCCATGGTGGCATAGATCCTTGATGAATATATTAAAGATTAATTGTCCTAATGAATTTTGTTGTGTGAAGCTTATAGCTATTTGAActaatttgaacattttgcgcattaagggcacaagacctaacttaaGTTTGtggtttttgtgtttcgaattcatctcgtcttGAAGGTGGGCTTTGGGAGAATAGACtatcaaaaaattgtaacgaaAAGACTACTAACTGGCTGGCATTTTATTTGTCAAGTAAAATAGTAACTAGATCTACGCGTTTCTTCGCAGTTTAGCAACAAATCAAGAGTCATATAAGGAAGCAGTATGAGTACATTTCTGTACATGTTCTTCAAGGGTGCAAAATTTTTATGTGGTATTGGGCGTGAagtagtatatatatatatatatatatatatatatatatatatatatatatatatatatatatatatatatatatatatatatatatatatatatatatatatatatatatatatatatatatatatatatatatatatatatatatatatatatatgtcagtctctacgcatcgctcgatcgagatagaagtgttttgttttcggtctgttggaaaaagaacagtgcagtaatccgcgttcaaggttattttgccattctctgcctcttcgaggtttggacttttatttttttttttgtgcgtgtgttaaccgttaggccacattcctcaaccttttgttcgtaaagcgaggattgaacaataaccagctatttaagctggactggtgcgtcgtgggaaacaagTATACAGATAaatgaaatctacctttttgatacaaaTACGGCTTTTTCcagtctgcgcgggtgctgaccccgtgcgttgacggtgtcgatggcttcctccccggatggccaaatggagatcgagtcgactcctaaggctctcccccgacccaaacaatatccagagctctcgaccggtccctttgtggtcttctttcggcccaaaaccaaaatcgctgaatctattacagatttcaaaagacctgacggaacagttctcggctgtgaccgaaataaaaaaggtccgctcaaacaggctgagggtcgtgctgactaactcaaagcaggcaaacgatattgcttgctgcgagcactttacgaaggactttcacgtgtatattccagctgtaaaagtacagtctgaaggcgttgtcaccgatgacagtttgacatgcgaggatctgctgcagtacggggttggccgttttagagaccgcataattcagccagtgaaaatactcgagtgcaagcgtttgcactcagtagtagttgcgggggatggttcaaaaacgtacccccaatcaaactcttatcggttgaccttcgctggtaccgctttgccaaattacgtcctcttgcacaaggttcgtctgcctgtgcgtctgtttgtgccgcgggtcatgaattgcacaaagtgtaaacaattgggtcacacagccacccattgtagcaataaggcccgctgtggaaaatgcggggagaatcatctagatgattcgtgctgtgagaatgctgagaagtgtccttactgtgcagagaatctgcatgatatctcggcatgtcccgcgtacaaactacgcggggataaactaaaacgttcccttgcgggacgatccgaacgttctttcgcagaaatgctaaagaaagctacaccaccaacctcaacaaacatctatgatcacttgcctcctaacgaggacgaggctgatgacccacaagagggaacatctactagggcgcctagaagttataggaagaggaggaacattttctctcctaaagttcgttgtaacgtatcccttgacgggactccgaaagtcacatctattggaagtgttgcaaccaaaccgaagcaattagctcctggtctcggaggattaaactcagagaaggagttcccagcacttcccggaacatcaaaaatcccaagtgttcctctgtttcagttcgagaataatcgcggcactggaattatcaaactctcggacattgtggactggataataaaaactttcaatataactgatcctattaaaagtcttatgttagcttttctccctacattaagaacatttttgaagcagttgactgctaaatggcccctcctttcagcgattgtatccttcgatggctaactcatcgaacgaggtcacggatttgatcactgttctacaatggaattgcagaagtatcatcccgaaaatcgattccttcaaaattttaataaataatttgagttgcgatgcatttgcattatgtgaaacttggtgaACTtcgcatagcttccatatatattccccccaacaccgcgattgggcatcgccggctacatgacatcatagaatccctgcctgcaccgcgactagttttaggcgactttaactcacacggtacggaatggggttgcctttatgatgataaccgttcctctttaattcacaatatttgcgacaacttcaacatgacaattctaaacacgggtgaaatgacacggattccacccccaccagcgcgcccaagcgcattagatttatccctttgctcgacctcgctaaagttagaatgcgcgtggaaggtaatccctgatccccacggtagcgaccatctgccgatcgtagtctcaatcaacaacggctcaaggccattggaaacaatcaatatttcgtatgacctcacacgaaatatcgattggaagagctatgctgccgcgatatccgacaacatcgaatctactcaagaacttcctccggaggaagagtacagctttttggctggcttgattctcgacagcgcgaatcaagctcagactaagccagtacccggcgcgaacatacaaaaacgttctcccaatccctggtgggataaagagtgctcagacgtgtacgcagagaaggccgccgcgtttaagaccttccggaacgacgggttacccgctagttttcgacagtacgcgacgttagacaagcgaatgaagagtttgatgaaagccaaaaaacgcggttattggcgccggttcgtcgacagattaacgagagaaacatcgatgagcactctttggggaacagctcgacgtatgcgaaatcgaaacagtactaatgagagcgtggaatattcaaaccgttggatattcgatttcgccaagaaggtttgtccggattccccggcacagaagatctaccgcgccgcgtcccgtcacgataacgcgaacgaaacacctttttcgatggtggagttttcacttgctctcttgtcgtgtaacaataaagctccagggccagacagaatcaaattcaacttgttgaagaatctgccagactctgccaagagacgcttgttgaatttatttaataagtttctagaggctaacattgtcccacacgattggaggcaagtgaaggtcatcgccatccaaaaaccaggaaaaccagcctccgaccacaattcgtatcgaccgatcgcaatgctatcttgtatccggaagttgttcgagaaaatgatcctatccctcctcgacaattgggtcgaagcaaatggcttactgtcagatacacaatttggctttcgcaaaggcaaagcgacgaacgattgtcttgcgttgctctcaaccgaaattcaaatggcctatgctagtaaagagcagatggcatcagtgttcctagatataaagggggcttttgattcagtttctatcaacattctttcagagaagctgcaccagcatggtttttcagcgactttaaacaactttttactaaacttgttgtcggaaaagcacatgcatttttcgcatggtgacttatcgacatcacgatttagctacatgggccttccccagggctcatgtctaagccccctgttatacaatttctacgtcaacgacattgatgaatgtcttgacaattcctgcatgttaagacaacttgcagacgatggcgtggtgtctgttacgggacccaaagctgtcgatctacaaggaccattacagaataccttggacaatttgtctgcatgggctattaagctgggtatcgaattctccacggagaaaactgagctagttgtattttctaggaagcgtgaaccagcacaactacagcttcaattaatgggtcaaactatagctcaggtcttcacagtaaaatatctaggggtcttgttcgactcgaaaggtacttggggatgccatattcggtatctgaaacagaaatgccaacaaaggatcaactttcttcgtacaataaccggaacgtggtgggtgatactgtcggtactggaatacggatgcttctgctttcgatccgccgcgaacatacatttcatcaaactcgaaagaattcagtatcgttgtttgcgtatcgccttagggtgcatgcagtcgacccatacgatgagtctcgaagtcctgt carries:
- the LOC131687922 gene encoding uncharacterized protein LOC131687922 isoform X1; the encoded protein is MSTADSTKINFTMTELNAKTRRLQMQIKIKYQWKHVICFPKTEMGSYRNFYFLPSDENISMVIEHAREDAVKMLGEIGIGHANFNDTICIQRSPLSQPVGFEFVDVTDESEDMCLSPSIQASEFEFVAVRNEDEDMYAYSGFDFLEQALYDGEKENITEAEQVFKQCGGTLNLENCTSGPKHTFKFQDLNNKIIHIKKSTVLWMLWNRKYQISNDRTRRFQAIQLHNHVIERNRVLQDLHVGDWVSFNLSLICHVDGFSYKNGRSKLCTLTNVPIRCPINVEGRGIHVTGTFYKLNSEQLYFANENQYIDIQNVQYTYRSTRFHWKT